In Ctenopharyngodon idella isolate HZGC_01 chromosome 20, HZGC01, whole genome shotgun sequence, the following proteins share a genomic window:
- the faua gene encoding FAU ubiquitin like and ribosomal protein S30 fusion a produces MRTFLFSSSCGTTSITQSLIMQLFLRAQSLHTLQVSGQETVRDLKAHVQTLEGVSVEDQVLLLAGAPLEDDATLLTCGVTELCTLELAARLLGGKVHGSLARAGKVRGQTPKVDKQEKKKKKTGRAKRRIQYNRRFVNVVPTFGKKKGPNANS; encoded by the exons ATGCGCACCTTCCTTTTCTCGTCCAGTTGTGGAACGACTAGCATCACCCAAT CGCTCATCATGCAGCTGTTCCTGCGCGCTCAGTCTCTGCACACGCTCCAGGTGTCCGGACAGGAGACCGTCCGTGACCTCAAG GCTCATGTTCAGACTCTGGAGGGAGTGTCTGTGGAGGACCAGGTTCTCCTGCTGGCTGGAGCTCCTCTGGAGGATGACGCCACCCTGCTGACCTGCGGCGTCACGGAGCTCTGCACGCTGGAGCTCGCCGCCAGACTCCTGGGAG GTAAAGTCCACGGATCTCTGGCTCGTGCCGGTAAAGTAAGAGGACAGACACCCAAA GTGGACAaacaggagaagaagaagaagaagacggGCCGCGCCAAGCGCCGCATCCAGTACAACCGTCGCTTCGTCAACGTGGTTCCCACCTTCGGCAAGAAGAAGGGTCCCAACGCCAACTCCTAA